The following coding sequences lie in one Cannabis sativa cultivar Pink pepper isolate KNU-18-1 chromosome 5, ASM2916894v1, whole genome shotgun sequence genomic window:
- the LOC115716549 gene encoding probable plastid-lipid-associated protein 14, chloroplastic, which translates to MALSRISTFPSLESSEFCYGNRNLLTRLNRPSPMLFIRKNDSLAFLGGVRCTLSRKDVTSVRSEGNGESALSVSIEQEEEEEERGHVVRFKISDFKIINHISVGLGARADEVVFEAIVKNPSSPLYGSRVVLRRLISAQAQRRGKRAIEVLKRLVRRRLLYHSYSMQVHGYISSITSSGRGSFTLVHGYQGSFSLRHWLQQSDWLPTLEATLALDDEYVRRVGDDKIGGSAVSRQLRIIRILMRDLLIGVNYLHSHGLAHTELKLENVHICPVDRHIKVGILGNAADFYEEGPNSGAPDNNIKRRQMMIAFDMRCVGFMMAKMVLRELMDPLVFTKFKSFLTKGNDPSCLREFLLQLLNRNSSFGNAGLQMLDRNWGAGWNLLSLLLATEPSNRISCLDALRHPFLCGPRWKVVPSMNIIRWGLGSTAVRISEEYIYGHPQRRRLAHFIELMEMLNPHPKPKNWLEFLPGKWRLLYCTGKHIGLTFRQPPARVLVGNVNLTISRTSKTKTAFSLASEIDFTVMLGQNWPHDKTGVNGKMQVNSLCRLTAGKRLYIKEEDTTTGKFSWSPNTHDSVAQKLSGRKWRKAVPFKELPTSLPVAKLVSNDIDVTLNLGDPLKKDVATAGNVVQEIRLQIPPEMFDLTKLVCGTYVDSRLLVVRGVNGSALLFTRSCIDENLR; encoded by the exons ATGGCGTTATCTAGAATTAGTACATTTCCAAGTCTGGAAAGCTCTGAATTTTGTTATGGTAATCGAAATTTGTTGACAAGACTCAATAGGCCTAGTCCTATGTTATTCATTAGGAAAAATGATAGTTTAGCATTCTTAGGAGGAGTGCGGTGTACATTGTCAAGAAAAGATGTGACTTCCGTGAGATCAGAGGGAAATGGTGAGAGTGCTTTATCTGTTTCTAttgaacaagaagaagaagaagaagaacggGGGCATGTTGTGAGGTTCAAGATATCTGATTTTAAGATTATCAACCATATCAGTGTCGGCCTTGGTGCACGG GCGGATGAAGTAGTTTTTGAAGCCATAGTGAAGAATCCTAGTAG CCCGTTGTATGGTTCAAGAGTTGTTCTCCGACGTCTTATTAGTGCTCAAGCTCAGCGTAGAGGTAAAAGAGCAATAGAG GTTCTGAAGAGGTTAGTTCGTCGTAGACTTTTATACCATTCATATTCAATGCAAGTCCATGGTTACATCTCTTCAATCACGAGTAGTGGTCGTGGCTCATTCACCTTAGTCCACGGG TATCAGGGAAGTTTTTCTTTAAGACATTGGCTTCAACAATCAGATTGGCTTCCAACTTTAGAAGCTACTCTTGCATTGGATGATGAATATGTTAGGAGGGTAGGAGATGACAAAATTGGAGGATCTGCAGTTTCTCGGCAGTTGCGAATTATTAGGATATTGATGAGAGATCTTTTAATTGGA GTGAATTACTTGCACAGCCATGGACTCGCCCATACAGAATTGAAGCTGGAAAATGTGCACATATGCCCAGTGGATAGACATATTAAA GTAGGGATACTAGGTAATGCCGCTGACTTTTATGAGGAAGGTCCAAACAGTGGTGCTCCAGACAACAATATAAAGAGGCGACAAATGATGATTGCTTTCGACATGAG ATGTGTTGGATTCATGATGGCAAAAATGGTGCTGCGGGAACTCATGGACCCTTTAGTATTCACAAAGTTCAAGTCTTTCCTCACAAAG GGAAATGATCCATCATGCCTACGTGAATTCTTATTGCAATTGCTTAACAGGAATTCCTCTTTTGGAAATGCTGGCCTACAA ATGCTTGATAGGAACTGGGGTGCTGGTTGGAACCTTCTGTCGTTATTGCTTGCAACTGAGCCTTCTAATAGAATAAG TTGTTTAGATGCTCTTAGACACCCATTTCTATGTGGGCCTAGATGGAAGGTTGTCCCATCCATGAATATTATCAGGTGGGGTCTTGGTTCTACTGCAGTGCGAATTTCTGAGGAGTACATCTACGGCCACCCTCAG CGCAGAAGACTAGCCCATTTTATTGAACTAATGGAGATGCTGAATCCTCATCCAAAGCCAAAG AATTGGCTGGAGTTTCTGCCAGGAAAGTGGCGTTTATTGTACTGTACTGGTAAGCACATAGGTCTGACCTTCCGGCAACCCCCAGCGCGAGTTCTTGTTGGTAACGTGAACCTAACAATATCGAGAACATCAAAGACAAAGACAGCCTTTTCGCTTGCCTCTGAGATTGACTTCACAGTCATGCTCGGTCAGAATTGGCCCCATGACAAGACTGGTGTAAATGGGAAAATGCAAGTGAATTCACTTTGTAGATTAACAGCAGGTAAGCGGCTGTATATCAAGGAAGAGGATACAACAACAGGAAAGTTCTCCTGGAGTCCAAATACCCATGATTCCGTAGCTCAGAAACTCTCCGGTAGGAAATGGAGAAAAGCTGTTCCGTTCAAGGAGTTGCCAACAAGCCTTCCGGTGGCCAAGCTTGTTTCAAATGACATTGATGTGACGTTGAATCTTGGTGATCCGTTGAAGAAAGACGTCGCCACTGCTGGAAATGTAGTTCAAGAAATTCGGTTACAAATCCCACCTGAAATGTTTGATTTAACAAAGCTAGTTTGTGGGACATATGTGGATTCGAGGCTTCTAGTGGTGAGGGGAGTGAATGGTTCAGCTCTGTTGTTCACAAGATCTTGTATTGATGAAAACTTGAGATGA